The Fodinibius saliphilus genomic interval GCAAATATTCATACATCGAATCATACTCATCCGGAATACTGTAATGCGGTAGCAAAAGCTCAGAACTAAGATCGATATTATCGACCTTTTCAATAATTTCATTTGTATTGTCAATAGCCGAAGGCAGGTCACTAAAAAGTTCTTCCATCTCCTCCGGAGTCTTCAAATAGAAATCGGTGTTTAGATTGTTATTATCATCTGTAAACCGAAACCTGTTGGGATCATTGATATCCGCATTAGTCTGTAAGGCCAATAGGATATCGTGCGCCTCCGAATCTTCTTCTTCGACATAGTGGCAATCGTTAGTAGCCACCATCTTTACATTATATTCCTTCGACCATTTTACAAGTACTTCATTACAACGGTCTTGGTCTGCCAAGCCATGGCGTTGTAGTTCGATATAATAATCATCCCCAAATACATTTAGATACCATTCAAAAAGTGCACGGGCATCTTTTTCTTCGCCATTAATAATCGTTTGGTTAATCTCACTGGCAATACAACAAGTAGTAGCAATCAACCCCTCGGCATGTTCTGCAAGTGTTTCTTTATCAATGCGGGGTTTATAATACATACCCTCGGTATATCCCAGCGAACACAATTTTGACAGGTTTCGGTATCCCGTCATATTCTTTGCCAAAAGAACTTGGTGGTATCGCGTTCGGTCTTGCTTGTCTTGCATCCCCGAAGGGGTGATATAAAACTCACAACCGATAATCGGTTTTACATCATGCTTATGCGCCTCATTAACAAATTCCGGTACCCCAAACATATTCCCGTGATCGGTAATAGCAATCCCGGGCATCCCATGCTTCTTAGATTTTTTTATGAGCTGACTGATGCTGGCGGCACCATCCAGCATACTAAATTGTGTGTGATTGTGGAGGTGTGAAAAGTTCATTCAGGCGATTTAATTTAGATCTGATCTTGTGACAATAATACGATTCCTGAGCCACAATATTAAGGGCATAATCCAGAATATTGTATTGTGAAATTGTAGTCATTCCAGGCTTCAAAAATGGCGGTTAGTGAAGCATTCTCAGTCTTAAACCGTTATCTCGATGCAACAGATTTGGTTATAATTTCCACCCCTAATCACCTATTAACTGCAAGAAAATAGAGCGTTCACGAGCCCTGTTATCATGATTAATGATAACTATTTGCTGCCAAGTGCCCAGTACCGGTTCCCCATTATGAAGCGGCACCGTAATACCGGGTCCCATCATAGTAGCTCGCATATGGGAAAACCCATTATCATCTCCCCATGTTTCCCCATGTCGAGTTTTCTGATCGTGAGGCGCAAACTCTTCAAGTTTATCCTGCATATCCTGCACCAACGCAGCTTCAAACTCAATAGTCGAAATTGATGCGGTTGAACCGATTGGAAAAATGTGTATCAATCCTTCTGAAAAATCACTTTCGGCAACAAACCGCTCAACCTCTCTGGTAATATTTTTAATATCTGAAAACCCTTCTGCATCAATGACTAGCTGTTTGCTAATGATCTCCATGCTATTTTCCCATTTTTGACTTTAATGAGGTATTACGTCCTAAAAAATCCAGCAATGCTG includes:
- a CDS encoding secondary thiamine-phosphate synthase enzyme YjbQ, producing MEIISKQLVIDAEGFSDIKNITREVERFVAESDFSEGLIHIFPIGSTASISTIEFEAALVQDMQDKLEEFAPHDQKTRHGETWGDDNGFSHMRATMMGPGITVPLHNGEPVLGTWQQIVIINHDNRARERSIFLQLIGD